The Neodiprion pinetum isolate iyNeoPine1 chromosome 5, iyNeoPine1.2, whole genome shotgun sequence genome segment TATAGGGCAAAATTCCGGGACTTCCCTTCCTGCAGTAGCCATACATTGAAACTTGAATCGTATAACTGTTCACACGGTCGCTTAGTATTGAGCAGAGGTAACGTCGCGCGGTGCCTGATTTACCGGAATCCTGGTTGTACATGGTGTTTGATGATTCGTAGTCTTCGGCGTGTTGGGCCAACAGTTTTGGGAGAACCGTGTGTCGTTCGTACCTACGAGGCTAGCAGCcataaattaatttacagtCATTTGGAAGAGGTTTTTTGTACAAAGGTTAGGTGAATTGGTCTCAATCTGAGTGACACCAGAAAACTTACCTGTAAACATCGTCGTACGTGTTTCCATAGACGAAAATCCCAGTAGCATTAGTGTGTGCGTGTAAATCAAGAACGAGATCCAAAGGTGCCATGGGATTTTTATCCAAACTCTCCAGTACCCCTCGGGTCGCCGCAAGACTCGGATGAGTCCAGTCCGATATTCTATTCCAAGATCTGTTCAGGTCCATTCCCATCACCGAGGATCTGGAGATTTTTAAATAGTTGGCAACATTGACATGCGAGCACATATACAGTACTTCATTTGTCGCACCTGTAGTTCCCAAGGAATACTCCGTCCGGGTTTAACATTGGGATGATCTTAAAGACGACGTAGTCTCTCAGAACTCTTGCAATCGGATGATTGCTGACAAGAAAGTCCAGAAGCCCTTGGCAAACGAAAGACGCTGGGGATTCCCCGGGATGTGCTCTGGCCATGATAGCAACAACTTTTCTCTGGTTTTCGGTAGCTGTTGCTATGGATATAAGTTCTACTTTTCGTTTCTGAATCGACAAGGTCAGAGTTTCCCTTTTCACGACAGAGGCGTTTGTACACTTTGTACAAAGGTTCTCCAGGTGATTCAAGTAGCGTGTGTAAGAGTACGGATAGGTCAGTACAAACTGATAAACGTCATCCTCTCGGTCGAAGGCGAAGGCTATGCTTAAAATATGATGATTCTGGTGCTGCGCTGACTTGTAATAAAACACTTGCCTCTTTGGTATTCGCTGCCACTTCGGTCTGCTGGAACTCTTGACCAGTGGTGTCATTCCTACGCTGAAGAGATTCTTGGACTTTGAAATATTCACTATGTTGAATATCACCCTTTGATCACTCCTCACGTTGTCTACAGTAAAATTGAACCAGAGTCGAAGACGTGGACTGCACGTATCTGGACGTATAAACAAGTCGTATTCGAACTCTGAGATCAGATCGACTCTCCCCAAATTTCCTGTCTCAAAAGATGCATCGAAGCAGAGATGTCCTCGTTTGGCTTTTCCACTGTGGCCTGGCGGTCGAATGATCAGCCTGTTCACATTACCGAGACCACCTTCGGCATCGCTGTCATCACTATCTAAAAGAGCAAGAGGAAAATGTTAGTAAAAAACAGGTTGGAAAGAAATTGTCACGGAAATCATAGGGGAAAAAAACTCCAACCGGCTCTTCCAAACAGGCTTGTATGCTCAAGAGGATCTCGACCCTCCATCGGTACGGGATTAACTGACGATTACTAACTAGAAACAAGCTAATAGTGCGGAAGACGATTGGCGAGAAACTAAAGCGAGGGCGGGATCTGAAACGAGTCGGCATTGTACCTGCGTGCTTCCAATCTAAAAGTCACTTTGCACGGCCAGTTACCCACACTCTAGTTTCACACACGAGCTAGACATTGAAGGAATTCCGTGATCACGAAAACCCACCAGCTTAACTTCCATTACCTATTCCTTGCCTAAGGTTAATCAAATCGTAATACCACACACGAGAGCTACAGGGCCGACGAATTTACAACTCTAACGTGCAaagcttttcttttcttgattaattcaaataattttatcggACTTTGGAACACTCCGGAATCATAGCAGTGGTGGCATGATTTCTGCAACGAGGTTTCAAGATAGGATGCCTGATAAGATCTGCTTGCGGTTTATAAGATTTCATGAAAAGCCGCTCGAAGTGGACGTTTCGTAAAAAGACGAATAACTGTGTGCAGGGTCATTATAGGCCATTCAATGGTATGACTTCCGCAGGTCATGTTCTGAACCATTCTCGAAACGTTTAACGATTCGATAGTCTTTGAGCAGGCCCTGCTTTTGCACAGTGGAAACTGTTGTGTATATTGATAAGGCCTC includes the following:
- the LOC124220408 gene encoding cytosolic carboxypeptidase 6: MSEADTDSDDSDAEGGLGNVNRLIIRPPGHSGKAKRGHLCFDASFETGNLGRVDLISEFEYDLFIRPDTCSPRLRLWFNFTVDNVRSDQRVIFNIVNISKSKNLFSVGMTPLVKSSSRPKWQRIPKRQVFYYKSAQHQNHHILSIAFAFDREDDVYQFVLTYPYSYTRYLNHLENLCTKCTNASVVKRETLTLSIQKRKVELISIATATENQRKVVAIMARAHPGESPASFVCQGLLDFLVSNHPIARVLRDYVVFKIIPMLNPDGVFLGNYRSSVMGMDLNRSWNRISDWTHPSLAATRGVLESLDKNPMAPLDLVLDLHAHTNATGIFVYGNTYDDVYRYERHTVLPKLLAQHAEDYESSNTMYNQDSGKSGTARRYLCSILSDRVNSYTIQVSMYGYCRKGSPGILPYTEEGYYRVGRNLGRAFLEYYKLTGLIPSGLPDQPSNKRGRQSRQRHRVPREPRPRTARTTAPLHLASIHEYGIRYLREEVAQALSRTRYRSMSGTRMNAGPGTTTGAGGMPRYARFRSPGAPVVGSTIPPTEPRLTIVDFNQLTRGGLELAMGKNKCKISNRSPQRYSKPPRR